A genomic stretch from Sphingobacterium sp. ML3W includes:
- a CDS encoding response regulator transcription factor, whose protein sequence is MYTETIKIGLIDDSSIIRFFTRAKLSQHTNPKFEIVLEASSPVGMESFKAKFEDPDVFLVDVNMPFMNGIDSIPHLKKLYPNSQIIMYTDDLDSDKISRALQLGASDYISKSINDRILIERVEQIVFNNIKQLKIDNPAKTNHYAFDRG, encoded by the coding sequence ATGTACACTGAAACAATTAAAATAGGTCTTATCGATGATTCTTCAATCATTAGATTTTTTACACGGGCGAAGCTATCCCAGCACACGAATCCAAAATTTGAAATAGTGTTAGAAGCCTCTTCTCCAGTTGGCATGGAATCATTCAAAGCTAAATTTGAAGATCCGGATGTTTTTTTAGTGGATGTCAATATGCCATTTATGAATGGTATCGATAGTATTCCACATCTAAAGAAATTGTATCCCAATAGTCAGATTATTATGTATACCGATGATTTAGACAGCGACAAGATTAGTAGAGCATTGCAATTAGGTGCATCAGATTATATTTCAAAAAGTATAAATGATAGGATATTGATCGAAAGAGTAGAACAGATTGTATTCAACAATATAAAGCAACTCAAAATAGATAATCCCGCCAAGACAAATCATTATGCGTTTGATCGTGGGTGA